One window of Anaerolineales bacterium genomic DNA carries:
- a CDS encoding glycosyltransferase, whose amino-acid sequence MGIVLQYLLAPVVVAYALVMMVLVVYISNLFYLMIVSLRNRGGLKPPPLKLLEKLPTVTVQLPIYNEWYVTERLLSACAALDYPPDLLEIQVLDDSTDETVSLIAGRVRELQGRGLNIRHIHRTNREGFKAGALANGLSLAAGEFIAIFDADFLPQKDFLKQLLPRFDDEKVAFVQARWGHLNRDYSMLTMMQAFTLDAHFVIDQFARSTNDYVFNFNGTAGIWRKSAILDAGGWKADTLTEDMDLSYRAFLRGWSARYAVDVEAPAELPVSFTAYRRQQYRWARGSLECAFKYIPVIWRGGFSFARKFQATFHLTTYILHFLALLFMIFYPFLLLFAREYPTLLAPVGLGLLMNIFALVPSMYFAAAQRLLRNRWAESIPAILAFSVFASGMAPNTLRALLQILQKRIVPFERTPKFGITDRSQTWRGNRYLIRFDSLILFEAFLGCFNLWSAWLAWSSGYYLMMFYAIFFALGMFFFSGFTAFQSLTYRLARDREPAPA is encoded by the coding sequence ATGGGAATCGTCCTCCAATACCTTCTGGCTCCCGTCGTGGTCGCGTACGCGTTGGTAATGATGGTCCTTGTTGTCTATATATCAAACCTTTTCTACCTGATGATCGTCAGTTTGAGGAACCGCGGGGGATTGAAACCGCCTCCCCTTAAATTGTTGGAAAAACTTCCCACCGTCACGGTTCAATTGCCTATCTATAACGAATGGTATGTGACGGAACGTCTGCTTTCAGCCTGCGCCGCCCTGGACTATCCCCCCGACCTGCTCGAAATACAAGTGTTGGATGACTCCACCGATGAAACCGTTTCGCTCATCGCGGGAAGGGTAAGAGAGTTGCAAGGTCGGGGTTTGAATATCCGCCACATCCACCGTACGAACCGCGAGGGTTTCAAAGCTGGTGCGCTTGCCAACGGACTCTCGCTTGCAGCCGGAGAATTCATCGCTATTTTCGACGCCGATTTTCTCCCTCAAAAGGATTTTCTCAAGCAATTGCTTCCGCGTTTCGACGATGAAAAGGTCGCGTTCGTTCAGGCGCGTTGGGGACATTTGAACCGAGATTATTCCATGCTGACCATGATGCAGGCCTTCACCCTCGATGCGCATTTCGTCATCGATCAGTTCGCCCGTTCGACCAATGATTATGTCTTCAATTTCAACGGCACGGCGGGGATATGGCGCAAATCCGCCATTTTGGATGCTGGCGGCTGGAAGGCGGATACACTGACCGAGGATATGGACCTTTCCTATCGCGCCTTTTTGCGCGGCTGGTCGGCGCGGTATGCGGTCGACGTGGAAGCGCCCGCCGAGCTGCCCGTCAGTTTTACGGCGTATCGTCGTCAGCAATACCGCTGGGCGCGCGGTAGTCTGGAATGTGCCTTCAAATACATTCCCGTCATCTGGCGCGGTGGTTTTTCGTTCGCCAGAAAATTCCAAGCCACATTCCACCTGACAACCTATATTCTGCATTTTCTCGCCCTGCTTTTCATGATCTTTTATCCATTCCTGCTCCTATTCGCCCGTGAATATCCAACTCTGCTCGCGCCGGTGGGGCTGGGGTTGTTGATGAATATTTTCGCCCTCGTTCCCTCCATGTATTTTGCGGCTGCGCAGCGATTGCTTCGTAACCGCTGGGCGGAATCAATTCCTGCCATACTTGCGTTTTCAGTATTTGCATCCGGCATGGCACCAAACACATTGCGGGCGCTTCTTCAAATTCTGCAAAAGAGGATTGTCCCCTTCGAACGCACACCGAAGTTCGGGATTACAGACCGCTCTCAAACCTGGCGCGGCAATCGTTACCTCATCCGTTTCGACTCGCTGATCCTCTTCGAAGCTTTCCTTGGTTGTTTCAACTTATGGTCTGCCTGGCTTGCCTGGAGTTCAGGTTATTATTTGATGATGTTCTACGCCATATTCTTTGCACTCGGAATGTTCTTCTTCTCCGGTTTTACGGCTTTCCAATCCCTGACCTACCGCCTCGCCCGCGACCGGGAGCCTGCCCCCGCGTAA
- a CDS encoding oligosaccharide flippase family protein — MSLLSGNKTPIVARGSLRVNSLLLLLARITAQLLAVLFAGFLARRLGVQDFGRFAFIASLIFVGNTFTNFGTDTFLVRETARNGKVTDAASRALSLQFAFSALYCAAMLALRDTPLFFYSLALFPLAVFSVNNALLRGLSRFDLFWLLSLANGLLQVIAALLSRDILSLCLSLLLGQILISALSLRICSASLPNFRLLPLNDFFPIFKLILPFAVLTILLVVIQRLGILFTSSMLDDGDTGYFSAVTRVIEGLKLGHYAILGALLPALSQGVTGSRKSFRRAFFLLMVVSLIFAMSLAILSAPVLRILYGDAFIPASNDLALLGWSLIPYTVSSFISYDLIARGMESIIVRAALLSLFIYIALYLVLIPMLGLDGAIRSSLYGEWLQGFVFVMFYLYALLPVKDLPPDESR; from the coding sequence TTGTCTCTCTTGTCCGGGAATAAGACACCGATTGTTGCGCGCGGCAGCCTGCGGGTAAATTCCCTGCTCCTTTTGCTTGCGCGTATTACCGCCCAACTGCTTGCCGTGTTGTTCGCGGGGTTTCTTGCTCGCAGGCTGGGCGTTCAGGATTTCGGTCGCTTTGCCTTCATCGCCTCTCTAATATTCGTTGGCAACACCTTCACGAATTTCGGCACCGATACATTTCTTGTCCGTGAAACTGCGCGCAACGGGAAGGTCACCGATGCCGCATCCCGCGCCCTTTCCCTGCAGTTTGCATTTTCCGCTTTGTATTGCGCCGCCATGCTGGCCCTGCGCGATACGCCCTTGTTTTTCTATTCGCTTGCTCTGTTTCCCTTGGCGGTTTTTTCGGTCAACAACGCCTTGCTGCGTGGATTATCCCGCTTCGATCTTTTCTGGCTGTTGAGCCTCGCGAACGGATTACTTCAGGTAATTGCCGCTCTTCTTTCGCGGGATATCCTGTCTCTCTGTCTTTCACTGCTTCTCGGGCAGATTCTGATCTCCGCCCTCTCCCTCCGGATTTGCTCCGCCTCGCTTCCGAACTTTCGCTTGTTACCGCTTAATGACTTTTTTCCCATCTTCAAATTGATTCTGCCTTTCGCTGTTTTGACGATCCTCTTGGTTGTGATTCAACGCCTCGGCATTCTCTTCACTTCATCCATGCTGGACGATGGAGATACCGGCTATTTCTCCGCCGTGACCCGCGTCATCGAGGGGCTGAAACTCGGGCATTACGCCATTCTCGGCGCGCTGTTACCTGCCCTCTCGCAAGGCGTAACGGGCTCACGGAAAAGTTTTCGCCGGGCGTTCTTCCTCCTCATGGTTGTAAGCCTGATCTTCGCCATGTCCCTTGCAATCCTATCTGCGCCGGTCCTGCGAATACTCTACGGCGACGCCTTCATCCCGGCATCCAACGATCTCGCGCTTTTGGGTTGGAGTCTCATTCCTTATACGGTCTCATCATTTATTTCCTATGATCTCATCGCCCGAGGAATGGAATCGATAATCGTCAGGGCCGCCCTCCTCTCCCTTTTTATATATATCGCCCTGTATCTTGTTTTGATACCAATGCTTGGGTTGGACGGGGCGATCCGGTCTTCGCTTTACGGGGAATGGCTTCAAGGATTTGTATTCGTCATGTTTTATTTGTATGCCTTGCTTCCCGTAAAGGATCTTCCTCCCGATGAATCCAGATGA
- a CDS encoding B12-binding domain-containing radical SAM protein produces the protein MKKVLFGQSYYLRFDPKLWRAMQPYPPLGTLYAASYIRERGYEVTLFDAMLAESEEEWAKSLDEHKPDYAVIYEDNFNYLSKMCLLRMREAAFTMIRMAKECGCVVILCGADVTDHYSKYLDHGADYCILGEGEETLTELLNQLSAGKEPKDVIGHASRFTLHPSRRPDIKDLDSLPFPAWDLIDIDKYKKLWLDRHGYFSMNMVTTRGCPYHCNWCAKPIWGQRYNSRSPENVAAEMKWLKENFSPDHIWFADDIFGLKPNWVERFADLLIENDAVIPFKCLKRADLVNERTAAALAKAGCEIVWIGAESGSQKILDAMEKGDKVEDIYRAAELLHKNGIQVGFFLQFGYPGETWDDVQATLKMVWECMPDDIGISVSYPLPGTKFYERVKLELGEKQNWVDSDDLAMLYRGPFPQEFYRILHGRTHHEFRIRRAIKNPTLRGWLTMPLNLAGLLRSEFRLKRFVNPPTT, from the coding sequence ATGAAGAAGGTTCTGTTCGGTCAATCCTACTACCTCCGCTTCGACCCCAAACTGTGGCGTGCCATGCAGCCGTATCCCCCTTTGGGAACTTTATATGCTGCGAGTTACATCCGCGAGCGGGGATATGAAGTTACGCTCTTCGATGCCATGCTGGCAGAGTCGGAAGAGGAATGGGCGAAGTCGCTGGACGAACACAAACCGGATTACGCCGTCATCTACGAGGACAATTTCAATTACCTTTCCAAAATGTGCCTCTTGCGGATGCGCGAAGCGGCATTCACGATGATTCGCATGGCGAAGGAATGCGGATGTGTCGTCATTCTTTGCGGTGCGGACGTCACCGACCATTATTCAAAATATCTTGACCACGGCGCAGATTACTGCATCCTCGGCGAAGGGGAGGAAACGCTCACAGAACTGTTGAATCAGCTCTCGGCGGGGAAAGAACCGAAGGATGTTATCGGTCATGCTTCACGTTTCACTCTTCACCCATCGCGTCGCCCCGACATCAAAGACCTCGATTCCCTTCCGTTCCCCGCCTGGGATTTGATAGACATAGATAAATACAAAAAACTCTGGCTCGACCGTCACGGTTATTTTTCGATGAACATGGTGACGACTCGCGGCTGTCCGTATCATTGCAACTGGTGCGCCAAACCGATCTGGGGCCAGCGTTATAACTCGCGCTCGCCGGAAAATGTCGCTGCGGAGATGAAATGGCTCAAGGAGAATTTCTCGCCGGATCACATCTGGTTTGCCGACGATATTTTTGGTTTGAAGCCGAATTGGGTCGAACGATTTGCGGATTTGCTCATTGAAAACGACGCGGTGATTCCATTCAAATGTTTGAAACGCGCGGACTTGGTGAACGAAAGAACTGCCGCGGCGCTTGCAAAAGCCGGATGCGAGATCGTGTGGATCGGCGCGGAGTCCGGCTCGCAAAAAATTTTGGATGCGATGGAAAAGGGTGACAAGGTGGAGGATATTTATCGCGCCGCGGAGTTGTTGCATAAAAACGGAATCCAAGTCGGGTTCTTTCTGCAATTCGGCTACCCCGGCGAGACGTGGGACGATGTACAGGCGACCTTGAAGATGGTTTGGGAGTGTATGCCGGATGATATCGGAATATCCGTGTCGTATCCTTTGCCCGGCACAAAGTTTTACGAGCGCGTCAAGTTGGAATTGGGCGAAAAACAAAACTGGGTCGACTCCGACGACCTTGCCATGCTTTACAGAGGACCGTTTCCACAGGAGTTTTACCGCATCCTGCACGGACGGACGCATCACGAGTTCCGCATTCGCCGTGCGATCAAGAACCCCACCTTGCGCGGATGGCTTACCATGCCACTTAATCTCGCTGGCTTGCTCCGCAGCGAATTTCGTTTAAAAAGATTTGTTAACCCGCCAACAACCTGA
- a CDS encoding methyltransferase domain-containing protein: protein MNKHILSGTSFETIAEAYDRNADKYDDFIENNENLARMRKRVYDFVTARLPKGTKILDVACGTGTDAVWFAQHGYSVHGVDISGEMLSRAEKKARELGLQDRLSFEQLSYTDLRNTKAGPFDMTFSNFGGLNCVADPSLVVESVRPLMNRKARVIWAMMPPFCLWETAVLFKGKFRLATRRFSGKSTVHKEGLEYPVYYYKPGQIARAWGGDFRLETVEALSVFTPPATSKDFSVKQPGIYQVLRKLDDAFAARWPFKYWGDFTLVSLVRE, encoded by the coding sequence ATGAACAAACACATCCTCTCCGGCACATCCTTCGAAACCATCGCCGAAGCATATGACCGCAATGCAGATAAATACGACGACTTCATCGAGAACAACGAGAATCTCGCGCGCATGAGGAAGCGCGTATATGATTTCGTCACGGCAAGATTGCCGAAAGGGACAAAGATTCTCGATGTTGCCTGCGGCACGGGCACGGACGCCGTCTGGTTTGCGCAGCATGGATATTCCGTCCACGGTGTCGATATTTCAGGTGAAATGCTCTCGCGTGCCGAGAAGAAGGCGAGGGAACTCGGCTTGCAAGATCGCCTTTCCTTCGAACAACTTTCATACACGGACTTAAGAAACACAAAGGCAGGTCCTTTCGATATGACCTTCTCGAATTTCGGCGGTTTGAATTGCGTGGCCGACCCGTCGCTTGTGGTGGAAAGCGTCCGTCCGTTGATGAATCGAAAAGCCCGCGTGATTTGGGCGATGATGCCGCCCTTCTGTCTTTGGGAAACTGCAGTGTTGTTTAAAGGGAAATTCCGCCTTGCCACACGCCGTTTTTCGGGGAAATCCACCGTGCATAAGGAGGGATTGGAATATCCCGTTTACTATTACAAACCGGGTCAGATCGCGCGCGCCTGGGGCGGAGATTTTCGCCTCGAAACCGTTGAAGCGCTTTCCGTATTCACGCCTCCCGCCACAAGCAAGGATTTTTCTGTAAAGCAACCCGGCATCTATCAAGTTCTTCGCAAATTGGATGATGCATTTGCCGCGCGCTGGCCCTTCAAGTATTGGGGAGATTTCACCCTTGTCTCTCTTGTCCGGGAATAA
- a CDS encoding DUF4188 domain-containing protein — MSNIFNGRYTAKTDEPFVVFLIGMRINKWWRLDKWLPVANAMTPMMQTLFTHPEKGFMHAEFFWNFSGPCIIQYWRSFEDLEQFARNPSDPHLGPWKKFNQAVGSDGIVGIWHETYTVNADQFECMYGNMPKFGLAAATGHVQAVGRRETVRKRLDVNKTREHLTETK; from the coding sequence ATGTCTAACATTTTCAATGGACGTTACACCGCAAAAACAGATGAGCCCTTTGTGGTTTTTCTGATCGGGATGCGCATCAACAAGTGGTGGCGGCTCGATAAATGGCTGCCTGTGGCGAATGCCATGACGCCGATGATGCAAACCCTGTTTACCCATCCTGAAAAAGGTTTCATGCATGCGGAATTTTTCTGGAATTTCAGCGGGCCCTGCATCATCCAATATTGGCGTTCGTTCGAAGACCTGGAGCAATTCGCCCGCAACCCATCGGACCCGCATCTTGGTCCTTGGAAGAAGTTCAATCAAGCTGTTGGGTCAGATGGAATCGTGGGCATCTGGCACGAGACCTACACGGTCAACGCGGATCAATTCGAGTGTATGTACGGGAATATGCCCAAATTCGGTCTAGCGGCGGCGACCGGGCATGTGCAGGCGGTCGGTCGCCGCGAGACGGTTCGTAAACGACTGGATGTCAATAAGACTCGGGAACATCTAACAGAAACAAAGTAA
- a CDS encoding TetR/AcrR family transcriptional regulator translates to MVRPSKKTQIPNLQYAIKETAWRQIAETGAAALSLRAIARELKITAPAIYNYFPDRDALVTALIIDAYTSFGDSQIAARDAVPSENMEERIYSIGTAYRQWARMYPQRYQLIFGTPIPGYRAPVTEVLPSAARSLSALVSVVDGLRIANKLKAEGYPGVQPGHEEEFEVWKSFAGNYHILSLAVSMLIWSRVHGLVSLEISNNMPPFGVDGDALYMYEMEATVDQFIKR, encoded by the coding sequence ATGGTCAGACCCAGCAAGAAGACGCAAATCCCAAATTTACAGTATGCCATCAAAGAAACGGCGTGGAGACAGATTGCCGAGACTGGGGCGGCAGCATTGTCTTTGAGAGCGATTGCGCGCGAGTTGAAGATCACCGCGCCTGCCATCTACAACTATTTCCCGGACCGCGACGCGCTTGTGACCGCCCTCATAATCGACGCTTACACTTCCTTTGGGGACTCTCAGATCGCTGCCCGGGATGCTGTCCCATCCGAAAATATGGAAGAAAGAATCTATTCGATTGGCACTGCCTATCGTCAATGGGCGAGGATGTATCCGCAACGATACCAGCTCATTTTCGGCACGCCGATCCCAGGTTATCGAGCGCCGGTAACGGAGGTGTTGCCGTCTGCGGCTCGTTCGTTAAGTGCTTTGGTCAGCGTCGTTGATGGGTTGCGTATAGCCAATAAATTGAAAGCAGAGGGTTATCCAGGCGTCCAACCTGGGCACGAAGAAGAATTCGAGGTTTGGAAAAGCTTTGCAGGCAATTACCACATACTGTCGCTGGCTGTATCCATGCTGATCTGGAGCCGCGTTCACGGCTTGGTTTCGCTTGAAATTTCCAACAACATGCCCCCATTCGGGGTAGATGGGGATGCGCTTTACATGTACGAGATGGAAGCGACTGTCGATCAATTCATTAAGAGGTAG
- a CDS encoding nucleoside phosphorylase, with translation MNPDDPLLTPEELLSYRRTTGALEDFPPPEMVIFVPQKSLARYILRGSFVRKVRGFLGEFYLLRKFGGRIAVSTGFGIGAPVVAGLADEFAALGVRQMGLIGLAGGLQDSLTTGDMVLSTGAIRGEGVTRHYLPPGGFVESSPVLVGRIESHLEKRKIKFSSGMTWTTDAPFRELRKDVLAYQADGVLAVDMEAAGMLGVAKSRGLPAFAAFAVADQLSGGVWRMSADLRQAQSNLALLFDSICEALK, from the coding sequence ATGAATCCAGATGACCCGCTCCTGACACCGGAGGAATTGCTTTCCTACCGCCGGACCACCGGCGCGCTCGAGGATTTTCCCCCGCCCGAAATGGTGATCTTTGTTCCGCAAAAAAGCCTCGCAAGATATATCCTGCGCGGGTCCTTTGTCAGGAAAGTGCGCGGTTTCCTTGGCGAGTTTTATCTTCTAAGAAAATTCGGCGGGAGGATTGCCGTGTCCACCGGCTTCGGGATCGGCGCGCCGGTTGTGGCTGGGCTGGCGGATGAGTTTGCGGCGTTGGGGGTCAGGCAGATGGGTCTGATCGGTCTGGCAGGCGGATTGCAGGATTCGCTCACGACGGGGGATATGGTCCTTTCAACGGGGGCAATTCGCGGCGAAGGGGTGACGCGTCATTATCTTCCGCCCGGCGGATTTGTCGAATCATCTCCGGTACTTGTCGGCCGCATCGAGTCCCATCTTGAGAAACGGAAGATAAAATTTTCCAGTGGAATGACCTGGACGACAGACGCTCCCTTCCGCGAATTGCGAAAGGATGTACTGGCGTATCAGGCAGATGGAGTTCTCGCAGTGGATATGGAAGCGGCCGGGATGCTCGGAGTTGCAAAATCGCGCGGTTTACCTGCATTTGCGGCATTTGCCGTGGCTGACCAGCTTTCCGGTGGTGTCTGGAGAATGTCCGCGGATTTGAGACAAGCCCAATCGAATTTGGCTTTATTATTTGATTCGATTTGTGAAGCTTTGAAATAA
- a CDS encoding NAD-dependent epimerase/dehydratase family protein, whose translation MSINHVVLGTGAVARAAMEELVRRGERVRMVNRSGRLGEIPAGVEVKASDLYDPAQVKEVTRGAQVVYQAAVPAYHEVATKFPAFQNSILEGLTGSNAKLVIVENLYMYGDTNGSPMTEETPHNAHTRKGRARKEASRAAFEAHRTGRVRVTSARGSDYFGPWGTESSTTFGSRQLYPLLQGKTVQMIGRTDIPHTHTYLKDFGRALVILGELDEADGQVWHVPNDQPRITQGEMLKIFAEEAGLAFKMTSIGAGMLRFAGLFSPPAKELVEMMYEFDQPFVVDSSRFEKTFGMKATPMREAIKETVAWYKAHPGKK comes from the coding sequence ATGTCAATTAATCATGTCGTATTGGGAACAGGAGCGGTTGCCCGCGCCGCAATGGAAGAACTCGTTCGGCGCGGAGAACGGGTCCGCATGGTGAACCGCTCGGGACGGCTGGGGGAGATTCCCGCCGGGGTGGAGGTGAAAGCCTCGGATCTGTATGACCCGGCTCAGGTCAAGGAAGTGACGCGGGGTGCGCAGGTGGTGTATCAAGCCGCGGTGCCTGCATATCATGAAGTTGCCACGAAATTCCCGGCGTTTCAAAACTCCATCCTGGAAGGGCTGACGGGCAGCAATGCCAAATTGGTGATCGTCGAAAACTTGTACATGTACGGTGATACGAACGGCTCGCCGATGACCGAAGAAACGCCGCATAATGCCCACACGCGAAAAGGACGCGCGCGCAAGGAAGCCAGCCGGGCTGCCTTCGAAGCGCATCGGACCGGGAGGGTACGCGTCACCTCTGCGCGCGGGTCCGATTATTTCGGTCCATGGGGCACAGAGTCATCCACAACCTTTGGCAGCCGCCAACTCTATCCGTTGTTACAGGGTAAGACCGTCCAGATGATCGGCAGAACGGACATTCCCCACACCCATACGTATTTGAAGGATTTCGGGCGGGCTTTGGTGATTCTGGGTGAACTTGACGAGGCAGATGGGCAAGTCTGGCATGTTCCCAACGATCAGCCGCGCATCACACAAGGTGAAATGCTGAAGATATTCGCCGAAGAAGCAGGTCTGGCATTCAAGATGACCAGTATTGGCGCGGGTATGCTACGGTTTGCCGGGCTCTTTTCGCCGCCCGCGAAGGAATTGGTCGAAATGATGTACGAGTTCGACCAGCCGTTCGTCGTGGATTCGAGCAGATTCGAAAAGACGTTCGGAATGAAAGCCACACCCATGCGCGAGGCGATCAAGGAGACGGTGGCCTGGTATAAAGCTCACCCTGGAAAGAAATAG
- a CDS encoding DUF2214 family protein has translation MLIVNSFMASLHHLAAFALTACLIYEFVAFQKALSVNEARRIQRIDGWYGISSGILLVAGLLRVFFFEKGVNFYAANPLFWVKMGLFVIVGLLSIYPTVRFIKWGDRLKTGTAIEVPDEEYKRIRLVLNLELIGIALILFAAPAMARAIGMN, from the coding sequence ATGCTTATCGTTAATTCATTCATGGCGTCTTTGCATCACCTTGCTGCATTTGCGCTTACTGCTTGTTTGATCTATGAATTTGTGGCATTCCAAAAAGCCCTTTCGGTCAATGAAGCCCGACGCATTCAGCGCATCGACGGCTGGTATGGTATTTCATCTGGCATTCTTTTGGTGGCAGGTCTGCTGCGCGTTTTTTTCTTTGAGAAAGGTGTAAACTTTTATGCCGCCAACCCTCTGTTCTGGGTGAAGATGGGGCTGTTCGTGATTGTGGGATTGTTATCCATTTATCCGACCGTGCGCTTCATCAAATGGGGTGACCGATTGAAGACCGGCACTGCCATCGAAGTCCCCGACGAAGAATACAAACGCATCCGACTTGTTCTTAACTTGGAATTGATCGGTATTGCACTGATCCTTTTCGCCGCCCCCGCCATGGCGCGCGCCATCGGCATGAACTGA
- a CDS encoding glycosyltransferase gives MKTAIVHEWLSTFGGTERLLVETLRLFPHADVFALTHFPKNFQNTPLRELIVQTTFLQKIPRIEKHYRKLLPIMPLAIETLDVSKYDLVISLSHAVAHGVKTHKHQTHISYISTPMRYAWHMRDDYLKLHGLTNPLIRLAAKGTLSLLRRWDASASTRSNSLIANSQWTASHIREAWKRDSQVIYPSVDVDRFTPSEKRDNFYLLVSRLVPYKMTSEIVRAFNLLGLPLTIVGDGPDLPHLQRIAGKSIAIMGYQPDKAVTELMNKAKAFVYMATEDFGIAMVEAQAAGCPVIAYYRGGASEIVRDRETGLLFNEQTAESLVEAVQEFEKMNLDSKAAVDNAARFSSERFRREFLTHIENHRKG, from the coding sequence ATGAAAACTGCCATCGTTCACGAATGGCTGAGCACATTTGGCGGCACCGAGCGCCTGCTCGTCGAAACCCTGCGCCTCTTCCCGCATGCCGATGTTTTTGCACTGACCCATTTCCCAAAAAATTTCCAGAACACGCCGCTGCGGGAATTAATTGTCCAAACGACCTTCCTGCAAAAAATTCCCCGCATCGAAAAACATTATCGCAAACTCCTGCCCATCATGCCGCTTGCGATCGAAACCCTGGACGTGAGCAAATACGACCTTGTCATTTCTCTTTCACATGCCGTGGCGCATGGAGTCAAAACCCACAAACACCAAACTCACATCTCATACATCTCAACCCCGATGCGCTACGCCTGGCACATGCGGGATGATTATTTGAAGCTTCACGGCCTGACGAATCCTCTCATCCGCCTCGCAGCAAAAGGGACCTTGAGCCTGCTGCGCCGATGGGACGCCTCTGCCTCCACTCGATCCAATTCATTGATCGCCAACTCCCAGTGGACAGCCTCTCACATTCGCGAAGCATGGAAAAGGGATTCCCAAGTCATCTATCCTTCCGTGGATGTAGATCGCTTCACACCTTCTGAAAAACGGGACAATTTCTATCTGCTCGTCTCGCGCCTCGTCCCATACAAAATGACGTCAGAGATCGTCAGAGCTTTTAATCTGCTGGGTTTACCACTCACCATCGTCGGTGATGGACCCGATCTGCCGCACCTTCAACGTATTGCAGGAAAAAGCATAGCGATCATGGGTTATCAACCAGACAAAGCCGTGACAGAGTTGATGAACAAAGCCAAAGCATTTGTGTACATGGCAACCGAAGATTTCGGCATTGCCATGGTCGAGGCGCAGGCTGCGGGATGCCCGGTTATCGCCTATTACAGAGGCGGGGCGTCAGAAATCGTTCGGGACAGGGAGACAGGGCTGCTATTCAATGAGCAAACCGCTGAATCATTGGTCGAGGCGGTTCAAGAATTCGAAAAAATGAATTTAGACAGCAAAGCCGCAGTGGATAACGCGGCTCGCTTTTCTTCCGAACGTTTTCGGCGGGAATTCTTAACGCATATTGAAAACCATCGAAAGGGGTAA
- a CDS encoding O-antigen ligase family protein, with product MFFAATILLAPFRLRLDVWTRPFYPVYPDYTDFLLFVSDFTLFFMLVFWLCSLIVEPRRVGAGNPVVFILLTGLTLAAWVSVFGSVDAIITRYQAVRFVFLLFYYLYIVNEITLTRWVLAPVALQAMAQVPVAAGQSFLQSSLGLQFLGEHVLDPTLRGASIVPVAGERILRAYGFADHPNILGGCLAFSMILLFAVILYGKHRNQIFAGICFLLAFPPLVLTFSRSAWLSLFAGIGFLVMFEAVNRRWESLTRAFLLGLTCVSIVSPLLPIYLSVIEKRFNSGNVAEDGPMIERAYLMNSGNTLFVEHSTIGVGLGASPLAMKLRFEEFPVNFQPPHYVPLTAALETGVAGGIFYLLLFLFPIFDFIFRWRVYIQNPAGMGVIALLLVISVVNLFDYYTWSYAPGRLWQWLAWGLYSTTSRRA from the coding sequence ATGTTTTTTGCCGCGACGATTCTGCTTGCGCCGTTCCGCCTGCGGTTGGACGTGTGGACGCGCCCGTTTTATCCTGTCTACCCCGACTACACGGATTTCCTTTTGTTTGTCAGCGATTTCACTTTGTTCTTCATGCTTGTGTTCTGGCTCTGTTCGTTGATCGTGGAACCGCGCAGGGTGGGGGCCGGGAATCCGGTTGTCTTTATCCTGCTGACGGGTTTGACTCTCGCGGCATGGGTCTCCGTGTTTGGAAGTGTGGATGCGATCATCACCCGGTATCAAGCCGTCCGGTTCGTATTCCTTCTTTTTTATTATCTTTACATCGTGAATGAGATAACTTTGACTCGGTGGGTCCTGGCTCCGGTTGCGCTTCAGGCCATGGCCCAGGTTCCAGTGGCGGCGGGGCAATCCTTTTTGCAATCGTCGCTGGGGCTTCAGTTTCTCGGCGAGCATGTGCTCGACCCGACTCTGCGCGGAGCGAGCATCGTCCCTGTCGCGGGCGAAAGGATTCTGCGGGCATATGGATTCGCCGATCATCCGAACATCCTGGGCGGCTGCCTCGCATTTTCGATGATTCTTCTGTTCGCGGTTATCTTATATGGGAAGCATCGCAATCAAATATTTGCGGGAATCTGTTTCCTGCTGGCTTTCCCGCCCCTGGTTCTGACGTTCTCGCGTTCGGCGTGGTTAAGCCTATTTGCAGGTATCGGTTTCCTGGTCATGTTCGAGGCGGTGAATCGCAGGTGGGAATCCCTCACCCGAGCCTTCCTGCTTGGTCTGACGTGCGTTTCCATCGTCTCGCCGCTGCTCCCGATCTATCTCTCGGTGATCGAAAAAAGATTCAACTCCGGCAATGTTGCGGAGGATGGACCGATGATCGAACGCGCCTACCTGATGAATTCGGGGAATACGCTTTTTGTGGAACATTCCACCATAGGTGTGGGGCTGGGCGCCTCGCCGCTCGCGATGAAACTGAGGTTTGAAGAATTCCCTGTGAATTTTCAGCCGCCGCATTACGTCCCGCTGACCGCCGCATTGGAGACGGGCGTGGCGGGCGGAATTTTCTACTTGCTGTTGTTTCTTTTCCCGATCTTTGATTTTATCTTCCGCTGGCGTGTGTATATTCAAAACCCCGCGGGCATGGGCGTGATCGCGCTTTTGCTTGTAATATCGGTCGTCAACTTGTTCGATTACTATACCTGGTCGTATGCGCCGGGTCGTTTGTGGCAGTGGCTGGCGTGGGGATTGTATTCGACGACATCGAGGAGGGCATGA